From one Microlunatus sp. Gsoil 973 genomic stretch:
- a CDS encoding nucleotidyltransferase domain-containing protein → MDDARFLDHVADRLAGLPTVEAVALGGSRAQGTARPDSDWDLAVYYRGDFRPDDLRGLGWPGEVSELGGWGGGVFNGGAWLEIDGRRVDVHYRDLADVEHQVSEAEAGRFTVERLMFHVLGIPTYLVVAELALNVTLRGSLARPDYPARLRTDAPRSWWDWAGSTFDYALANHAPAGRTVLALGLAAQAAAASAHAVLAARGIWITNDKRLLGAAGLDHLDRHFTAAVDAPGRLVDLVSEIRDHCAEAVRAVGVC, encoded by the coding sequence ATGGACGACGCCAGGTTCCTTGATCATGTGGCCGACCGGCTGGCCGGCCTGCCGACCGTCGAGGCCGTTGCGCTCGGCGGATCGCGGGCGCAGGGCACAGCCCGACCGGACAGTGACTGGGATCTGGCCGTCTACTACCGCGGCGACTTCCGGCCCGACGATCTGCGCGGTCTGGGTTGGCCGGGCGAGGTCTCGGAGCTCGGTGGCTGGGGCGGTGGCGTGTTCAACGGCGGCGCCTGGCTCGAGATCGACGGGCGGCGGGTCGATGTGCACTACCGCGATCTCGCCGACGTCGAGCACCAGGTCTCGGAGGCCGAGGCGGGCAGGTTCACTGTGGAGCGCTTGATGTTCCACGTGCTGGGCATCCCGACCTATCTGGTGGTCGCCGAACTGGCGCTGAACGTCACGCTCCGCGGCTCACTGGCCCGGCCCGACTATCCGGCCCGACTGCGGACCGACGCACCACGCAGTTGGTGGGACTGGGCAGGCAGCACCTTCGACTACGCGCTGGCCAACCATGCGCCGGCAGGGCGTACGGTCCTGGCTCTCGGACTGGCCGCACAGGCCGCGGCAGCGTCGGCGCACGCGGTGCTCGCGGCGCGCGGCATCTGGATCACCAACGACAAGAGACTGCTGGGCGCCGCCGGGCTTGATCACCTCGACCGGCACTTCACGGCCGCCGTCGATGCACCGGGACGACTTGTCGACCTGGTTTCGGAGATCAGGGATCACTGTGCCGAGGCGGTGCGAGCCGTCGGGGTGTGCTGA
- the leuD gene encoding 3-isopropylmalate dehydratase small subunit, giving the protein MEKFTSHTGTGLPLRRSNVDTDQIIPAVYLKRVTRTGFEDGLFAAWRQDPQFVLNLPQYKLATILITGPDFGTGSSREHAVWALQDYGFKVVIGSRFGDIFSNNSGNAGLLLAKVSHEDVEHLWKIVENHPETEITVDLEARSITASDGFTTGFTIDDYTRWRLLEGLDNIGLTLREDDKIAAYEANRQSFKPTTVPVRTAG; this is encoded by the coding sequence ATGGAGAAATTCACCAGCCACACCGGCACCGGTCTGCCGCTGCGCCGGAGCAACGTCGACACCGACCAGATCATCCCGGCCGTCTACCTCAAGCGGGTCACCCGTACCGGTTTCGAGGACGGCCTGTTCGCAGCCTGGCGTCAGGATCCGCAGTTCGTCCTGAATCTGCCGCAGTACAAGCTGGCGACCATCCTGATCACCGGCCCGGACTTCGGCACCGGATCCTCCCGGGAGCACGCCGTCTGGGCCCTGCAGGACTACGGATTCAAGGTGGTCATCGGGTCGCGCTTCGGCGACATCTTCTCCAACAACTCCGGCAACGCCGGCCTGTTGCTGGCCAAGGTCAGCCACGAGGACGTCGAGCACCTGTGGAAGATCGTCGAGAACCACCCGGAGACCGAGATCACCGTTGATCTTGAGGCCCGCTCGATCACCGCGAGCGACGGCTTCACCACCGGTTTCACGATCGACGACTACACCCGCTGGCGGCTCCTCGAGGGCCTGGACAACATCGGGCTGACGCTGCGTGAGGACGACAAGATTGCTGCCTATGAGGCGAATCGGCAGTCCTTCAAACCGACAACGGTGCCCGTCCGAACGGCCGGCTGA
- the leuC gene encoding 3-isopropylmalate dehydratase large subunit gives MGTAKTLSEKLWDAHVVTSDENNDLLYIDLHLVHEVTSPQAFDGLRQAGRPVRRPDLTLLTEDHNIPTIDVDKPIADPVSRTQVETLRRNAEEFGLRIHKLGDLDQGIVHIIGPQLGLTQPGTTVVCGDSHTSTHGAFGALAFGIGTSEVEHVLATQTLPQRKPKTMAVNVNGDLPAGVTAKDLVLALIAKVGTGGGQGYVAEYRGAAIEKMSMEARMTICNMSIEWGAKAGIIAPDETTFEYLKGRPHAPQGVDWDAAVAYWKSLRTDDGATFDVEVDLEAAELAPFVTWGTNPGQGVPLSASVPDPETFFDESARTAAQNALEYMDLKPGTPMRDIAVDTIFLGSCTNGRIEDLRAAADVIKGHKIADSVRMLVVPGSARVRLQAESEGLDIVFKEAGAEWRGAGCSMCLGMNPDQLAPGERSASTSNRNFEGRQGKGGRTHLVSPVVAAATAITGKLTAPADLPAAS, from the coding sequence ATGGGTACTGCCAAGACGTTGAGCGAGAAACTGTGGGACGCCCACGTCGTCACGTCGGACGAGAACAACGATCTCCTCTACATCGATCTCCATCTGGTGCACGAGGTCACCAGTCCGCAGGCGTTCGACGGCCTGCGCCAGGCCGGCCGCCCGGTACGGCGTCCGGATCTGACCCTGCTCACCGAGGACCACAACATCCCGACCATCGACGTCGACAAGCCGATCGCCGATCCGGTCTCCCGGACCCAGGTCGAGACGTTGCGCAGGAACGCCGAGGAGTTCGGTCTGCGGATCCACAAACTGGGCGACCTCGATCAAGGGATCGTGCACATCATCGGCCCGCAGTTGGGTCTCACCCAGCCGGGAACGACCGTCGTCTGCGGCGATTCCCACACCTCGACCCACGGCGCCTTCGGTGCCCTGGCCTTCGGCATCGGCACGTCCGAGGTGGAGCATGTGCTGGCCACCCAGACGTTGCCACAGCGCAAGCCGAAGACGATGGCGGTCAACGTCAACGGCGACCTGCCGGCCGGTGTCACCGCAAAGGACCTCGTGCTGGCGTTGATCGCCAAGGTCGGCACCGGCGGCGGCCAGGGCTATGTGGCCGAGTACCGCGGCGCCGCGATCGAGAAGATGTCCATGGAAGCGCGGATGACCATCTGCAACATGAGCATCGAGTGGGGTGCCAAGGCCGGCATCATCGCTCCGGACGAGACGACCTTCGAGTATCTGAAGGGCCGTCCGCATGCTCCCCAGGGCGTCGACTGGGATGCCGCGGTTGCGTACTGGAAGTCCTTGCGGACCGACGACGGCGCGACCTTCGACGTCGAAGTCGATCTTGAGGCCGCCGAACTGGCTCCGTTCGTCACCTGGGGAACCAACCCGGGCCAGGGGGTACCGCTGTCCGCCTCGGTGCCCGATCCGGAGACGTTCTTCGACGAATCCGCCCGGACGGCGGCGCAGAACGCGCTGGAGTACATGGATCTCAAGCCGGGTACGCCGATGCGCGACATCGCCGTCGACACGATCTTCCTTGGCTCCTGCACCAACGGCCGGATCGAGGACCTGAGGGCCGCTGCCGATGTGATCAAGGGACACAAGATCGCCGATTCGGTACGCATGCTGGTCGTTCCCGGGTCCGCCCGGGTCCGGCTGCAGGCCGAGTCCGAGGGCCTGGACATCGTCTTCAAGGAAGCCGGTGCCGAATGGCGCGGTGCCGGATGCTCGATGTGCCTTGGCATGAATCCCGACCAGTTGGCGCCCGGAGAACGCAGCGCATCCACCTCGAACCGGAATTTCGAAGGCCGGCAGGGCAAGGGCGGTCGGACCCACCTGGTGTCCCCGGTCGTCGCGGCAGCAACGGCGATCACCGGAAAGCTGACCGCACCGGCCGATCTGCCGGCCGCCTCCTGA
- a CDS encoding fumarylacetoacetate hydrolase family protein, whose amino-acid sequence MRIARFSTGSDPQYGIVELAVDGGEHPDTVAALTGDPLATKVQLSGQRFPLAEVRLLAPVIPRSKVVAVGRNYAEHAAELGNEVPETPLIFLKPNTSVIGPEDAIVYPNYTKQLSYEGELAIVIGRICKEVPAERVPEVIFGYTIANDVTARDLQGPDKQWARAKGSDTFCPIGPWMVTHFSIEEAENLMITTTVDDEQRQHDSTELMLNKIVDLVVYITSFTTLLPGDVILTGTPAGVGTMDAGQRVSIEIDGIGTLSNPVVAAG is encoded by the coding sequence ATGCGCATCGCCCGATTCTCCACAGGTTCGGATCCGCAGTACGGCATCGTCGAGCTCGCGGTCGACGGCGGTGAGCACCCCGACACCGTCGCGGCGCTCACCGGTGACCCGCTGGCCACCAAGGTGCAGCTCAGCGGTCAGCGGTTCCCGCTGGCCGAGGTCCGTCTGCTCGCGCCGGTCATCCCGCGCAGCAAGGTGGTGGCGGTCGGGCGCAACTATGCCGAACACGCTGCCGAACTGGGCAACGAGGTTCCCGAGACGCCGCTGATCTTCCTCAAGCCGAACACCTCGGTGATCGGGCCGGAGGACGCGATCGTCTACCCGAACTACACCAAGCAGCTCAGCTACGAGGGTGAGCTGGCGATCGTGATCGGCCGGATCTGCAAGGAGGTACCCGCCGAGCGGGTGCCCGAGGTGATCTTCGGTTACACCATCGCCAACGACGTCACCGCGCGGGACCTGCAGGGTCCTGACAAGCAGTGGGCCAGGGCCAAGGGGTCGGACACCTTCTGCCCGATCGGCCCGTGGATGGTCACCCACTTCTCGATCGAGGAGGCGGAGAACCTGATGATCACCACAACCGTCGACGACGAGCAGCGCCAGCACGACTCGACCGAGCTGATGCTGAACAAGATTGTCGACCTGGTGGTCTACATCACCAGCTTCACCACGCTGCTTCCGGGTGATGTGATCCTCACCGGCACCCCGGCGGGCGTCGGGACGATGGACGCCGGCCAGCGGGTCTCCATCGAGATCGACGGGATCGGCACGTTGAGCAACCCGGTGGTCGCAGCGGGCTGA
- a CDS encoding HU family DNA-binding protein yields the protein MNKAELIEALAADFDGNKAQAAKALKAVTDTITYSTARGEKVSITGFGVFESVRRPARMVRNPRTGERKRAKATSVPKFRAGSDLKAYVSGEKKPPRATAKKAAAKTTASRTGATKTAATKSAATKTAATKTTATKSTAKKAAAKKSSPAKKATPAKTASPAKTAAKKSPAKKAPAKKAVAKKAPAKKAPAKKATAKRTAKKA from the coding sequence GTGAACAAGGCTGAATTGATCGAGGCGCTTGCCGCCGACTTCGACGGCAACAAGGCCCAGGCAGCCAAGGCGCTGAAAGCGGTGACCGACACGATCACCTACTCGACCGCACGCGGCGAGAAGGTGTCGATCACCGGCTTCGGTGTGTTCGAGAGCGTGCGGCGTCCGGCTCGGATGGTCCGCAATCCTCGCACCGGAGAGCGCAAGCGCGCCAAGGCAACGTCGGTCCCGAAGTTCCGCGCAGGTTCGGATCTGAAGGCGTACGTGTCAGGTGAGAAGAAGCCGCCACGTGCGACGGCGAAGAAGGCAGCGGCCAAGACCACCGCGTCCAGGACTGGTGCCACCAAGACTGCAGCGACCAAGAGCGCTGCAACCAAGACCGCCGCAACCAAGACGACTGCTACCAAGAGCACCGCCAAGAAGGCAGCCGCCAAGAAGTCGTCGCCGGCCAAGAAGGCCACCCCGGCGAAGACGGCGTCACCGGCAAAGACCGCTGCCAAGAAGTCGCCGGCGAAGAAGGCACCCGCCAAGAAGGCCGTTGCCAAGAAGGCTCCGGCCAAGAAGGCACCGGCGAAGAAGGCAACCGCCAAGCGCACCGCCAAGAAGGCGTGA
- a CDS encoding GNAT family N-acetyltransferase, whose protein sequence is MDLAAIWPPYGLVITAGDLRLSIITDDDAPEFVDLVLDGVHDPDFMPFGVEWTDAPRDDLPANFVRFHWATRAAMTPKDWTLRFAVRRDGELVGTQDVGGKDFMIARTCSTGSWLGRRFHHQHIGTRMRQAVCAFAFDELGATRMTSGAFADNAPSLGVSRRLGYRTNGVDVVVRRGVPTEHRSLLLTADAFVRGADPITVRGAEAVRRFLEIEK, encoded by the coding sequence ATGGACCTCGCCGCGATCTGGCCACCCTACGGGTTGGTGATCACTGCCGGCGACCTGCGGTTGTCGATCATCACCGATGACGACGCGCCCGAATTCGTCGACCTGGTGTTGGACGGGGTCCACGATCCCGACTTCATGCCGTTCGGCGTGGAGTGGACCGACGCACCACGGGACGATCTCCCGGCCAACTTCGTCCGCTTCCACTGGGCCACCAGAGCAGCCATGACACCGAAGGACTGGACGCTGCGGTTCGCAGTCCGCCGCGACGGTGAGCTGGTCGGCACCCAGGACGTCGGTGGCAAGGACTTCATGATCGCCCGGACCTGCTCGACCGGATCGTGGCTCGGTCGGCGCTTCCATCACCAGCACATCGGCACGCGGATGCGGCAGGCCGTCTGCGCTTTCGCGTTCGACGAGCTCGGTGCCACCCGGATGACCTCCGGGGCGTTCGCCGACAACGCACCGTCGCTCGGCGTCAGCCGTAGACTCGGCTATCGCACCAACGGTGTCGACGTCGTCGTCCGCCGCGGTGTCCCCACCGAGCACCGGTCGCTGCTGCTCACCGCCGACGCCTTCGTCCGCGGCGCCGACCCGATCACCGTGCGCGGCGCCGAGGCTGTCCGCCGGTTCCTGGAGATCGAGAAGTGA
- a CDS encoding CPBP family intramembrane glutamic endopeptidase produces MSIIRPTSYGVELSPPSGVSYPQILRTTGYAWWRSLLGVLIALSLYFLLVGVISQGLILAGFAIVSPGGTFQAYYQKSIAFGTPAGVLGTNLGIAALIPITFLVIMVVHQVRPRWLGSVRPRLRRGYLLVTLAVAAVVLAINLVLSVITQKAHFDPVPGAWLYLVIILITSPLQAAGEEYLFRGYLLQAFGSVVKSPWFGIVISSLVFALFHGTQNLPLFIDRFAFGLLAAMLVTRTGGIEAGIAAHVINNVYAFGLGALTGTLSQTRGLQQINWTSAAFDVGTFALFAVAAWLVARAMRLRTTT; encoded by the coding sequence GTGAGCATCATCCGGCCGACGTCGTATGGCGTCGAACTCAGCCCGCCGTCCGGCGTCAGCTATCCGCAGATCCTGCGGACCACCGGGTACGCCTGGTGGCGTTCCCTGCTCGGCGTGCTGATCGCGCTGTCCCTGTACTTCCTGCTGGTCGGCGTGATCAGCCAGGGCCTGATCCTGGCCGGTTTCGCAATCGTCTCTCCGGGCGGCACCTTCCAGGCGTATTACCAGAAATCGATCGCGTTCGGGACGCCGGCCGGCGTGCTGGGCACCAACCTCGGCATCGCCGCATTGATCCCGATCACCTTCCTGGTGATCATGGTCGTGCACCAGGTCCGGCCGCGCTGGCTCGGCTCGGTACGACCCCGCCTGCGGCGCGGCTACCTGCTGGTCACCCTGGCCGTCGCCGCCGTCGTACTGGCCATCAACCTGGTGCTGTCGGTGATCACCCAGAAGGCACATTTCGATCCGGTTCCCGGAGCCTGGCTGTATCTGGTGATCATCCTGATCACCTCCCCGCTGCAGGCGGCCGGTGAGGAGTATCTCTTCCGCGGCTACCTGCTGCAGGCGTTCGGCAGTGTCGTGAAGTCGCCGTGGTTCGGGATCGTCATCTCGTCCCTGGTCTTCGCACTGTTCCACGGCACCCAGAACCTGCCGCTGTTCATAGACCGGTTCGCCTTCGGACTGCTCGCGGCCATGCTGGTCACCCGAACCGGAGGCATCGAGGCCGGCATAGCCGCGCACGTGATCAACAACGTGTACGCCTTCGGGCTCGGCGCGCTGACCGGCACGCTGTCCCAGACCCGGGGACTGCAACAGATCAACTGGACCAGCGCCGCATTCGATGTCGGCACCTTCGCCCTGTTCGCGGTGGCCGCGTGGCTCGTCGCCCGGGCGATGCGGCTGAGAACGACGACCTGA
- a CDS encoding thymidine phosphorylase, with product MAEPFDALELIKLKRDGGTLSPAAIDWLISRYASGTVADEQMAAMAMAVFFHGLNGAELSAWTTAMINTGDRMDFSGLDRPTVDKHSTGGVGDKITLPLAPLVAACGLAVPQLSGRGLGHTGGTLDKLEAIPGWRATLTNEAMLRQLTEVGAVICAAGSGLAPADRKLYALRDVTGTVESIPLIASSIMSKKIAEGTGALVLDVKTGSGAFITDLDRSRQLARTMVGLGADAGLPTVALVTDMATPLGRAAGNAVEVAESIEVLAGGGPADVVELTLALAREMLALAGRDTVDPADVLASGRAMDVWRTMIAAQGGDPDAPLPRPRTTEQVVADQDGYLSRLDALPVGVAAWRLGAGRARKEDPVQAAAGVLMHAKPGDPIAAGQPLFTLQTDHPDLIPRAVAALDGAWAVSDHPPSAGPLIIDRID from the coding sequence ATGGCCGAACCGTTCGACGCCCTCGAGTTGATCAAGCTCAAGCGGGACGGGGGCACACTCAGCCCCGCCGCGATCGACTGGTTGATCAGCCGGTACGCCTCAGGCACGGTCGCCGACGAGCAGATGGCGGCCATGGCGATGGCCGTCTTCTTCCATGGCCTGAACGGCGCCGAACTGTCCGCCTGGACCACGGCGATGATCAACACCGGGGACCGGATGGACTTCTCCGGCCTCGACCGGCCGACGGTGGACAAGCACTCCACCGGCGGGGTCGGAGACAAGATCACCCTGCCGCTGGCGCCGCTGGTGGCCGCCTGCGGTCTCGCCGTGCCGCAGTTGTCCGGCCGGGGCCTGGGCCATACGGGAGGCACCCTGGACAAGCTGGAGGCGATCCCGGGGTGGCGCGCCACGCTGACCAATGAGGCGATGCTGCGACAGCTGACCGAGGTCGGGGCGGTGATCTGCGCCGCCGGATCCGGACTGGCGCCTGCCGACCGCAAGTTGTACGCCCTCCGCGACGTCACCGGAACCGTCGAGTCGATCCCGTTGATCGCCTCCTCGATCATGAGCAAGAAGATCGCCGAGGGCACCGGTGCCCTGGTGCTGGACGTGAAGACCGGGAGCGGTGCCTTCATCACCGACCTCGACAGGTCACGACAGCTCGCCCGGACCATGGTCGGCCTCGGTGCCGACGCCGGCCTGCCGACGGTGGCGTTGGTCACCGACATGGCGACGCCGCTCGGGCGGGCCGCCGGCAACGCCGTCGAGGTGGCCGAATCGATCGAGGTGCTGGCCGGCGGTGGCCCGGCCGATGTCGTCGAGCTGACCCTGGCGCTGGCCCGCGAGATGCTTGCACTGGCCGGACGGGACACCGTCGATCCGGCGGACGTCCTCGCCTCCGGCCGGGCGATGGACGTCTGGCGGACCATGATCGCTGCCCAGGGCGGCGATCCGGACGCACCACTGCCCCGGCCCCGGACGACCGAACAGGTCGTCGCCGACCAGGACGGATACCTGTCCCGGCTGGATGCCCTGCCGGTCGGCGTCGCGGCGTGGCGGCTGGGAGCCGGACGGGCCCGCAAGGAGGATCCGGTCCAGGCAGCCGCCGGGGTGCTGATGCATGCCAAACCGGGCGACCCGATCGCCGCGGGACAGCCGCTGTTCACCCTGCAGACCGACCATCCCGACCTGATCCCGCGCGCCGTCGCCGCGCTCGACGGCGCCTGGGCGGTCAGTGATCACCCGCCGTCCGCCGGTCCGCTGATCATCGACCGCATCGACTAA
- a CDS encoding glutamate--tRNA ligase — MRCALRSAAGSPVELAGVSSDRPAPLTEADVLGDLDPTAVRVRFPPSPTGNLHVGNVRSALFNWAFARHHGGTLVLRIEDTDTARNQEGSLEGLIDALRWLGLDWDEGPEVGGPYAPYVQTQRFDIYAGVVGKLLAAGHAYKCWCTREEIEERHKVAGRTGPAGYDGFCRDLTAEQIAAREAAGTPAVVRVRVPDMPIDFVDLVRGPVHFEPDNVPDYVIVRADGSPPLHADQSHRRRADGDHPRTARGGPALLDAAADRALPGLRTAGHRPGPDTSVRPPADRVG, encoded by the coding sequence GTGCGGTGCGCACTCAGGAGCGCGGCCGGGTCGCCGGTAGAGTTGGCCGGCGTGAGTTCCGACCGACCCGCACCGCTGACCGAGGCCGACGTCCTCGGCGATCTCGACCCGACCGCCGTACGCGTTCGCTTCCCCCCGTCGCCGACCGGCAACCTCCACGTCGGCAACGTGCGCAGCGCGCTGTTCAACTGGGCGTTCGCGCGACATCACGGCGGAACGCTGGTGCTGCGGATCGAGGACACCGATACCGCGCGGAACCAGGAGGGTTCGCTGGAGGGGCTGATCGACGCCCTGCGCTGGCTCGGACTTGACTGGGACGAGGGCCCGGAGGTCGGCGGCCCGTATGCGCCGTACGTGCAGACGCAGCGATTCGACATCTATGCCGGCGTGGTCGGCAAGCTGCTGGCGGCTGGCCATGCCTACAAGTGCTGGTGCACCCGCGAGGAGATCGAGGAGCGTCACAAGGTGGCCGGCCGGACCGGCCCGGCGGGGTACGACGGTTTCTGCCGCGACCTCACCGCGGAGCAGATCGCGGCCAGAGAGGCGGCGGGAACGCCCGCGGTGGTCCGGGTCCGGGTGCCGGACATGCCGATCGACTTCGTCGACCTGGTCCGCGGCCCGGTGCACTTCGAGCCGGACAACGTCCCGGACTACGTGATCGTCCGGGCCGACGGTTCCCCCCCTCTACACGCTGACCAATCCCACCGACGACGCGCTGATGGAGATCACCCACGTACTGCGCGGGGAGGACCTGCTCTCCTCGACGCCGCGGCAGATCGTGCTCTACCAGGCCTTCGCACAGCTGGGCATCGGCCCGGGCCGGATACCTCGGTTCGGCCACCTGCCGACCGTGTTGGGTGA
- a CDS encoding IclR family transcriptional regulator, translated as MDNSSGVGVLDKAALVLGALETGPTTLAGLVAATGLARPTAHRLAVALEHHRLVSRDLQGRFVLGPRLGELASAAGEDRLLATAGPVLARLRDITGESAQLFRRQGDYRVCVAAAERTSGLRDTVPVGSQLTMSAGSAAQILLAWEEPERMQRGLRGSRYSAVALAAVRRRGWAHSVGEREAGVASVSAPVRSPSGKVIAAVSVSGPIERLSRQPGRLHAPAVIAAAERLSEVLRRTGTE; from the coding sequence ATGGACAACTCTAGCGGTGTCGGCGTTCTCGACAAAGCGGCGCTGGTTCTCGGCGCCCTGGAGACCGGGCCGACCACCCTGGCCGGGCTGGTCGCGGCGACCGGACTGGCCCGTCCGACGGCCCATCGTCTGGCGGTCGCCCTGGAACACCATCGTCTGGTCAGCCGGGATCTGCAAGGTCGCTTCGTCCTCGGCCCGCGGCTCGGTGAACTGGCGTCGGCGGCCGGTGAGGACCGCCTCCTGGCAACCGCGGGTCCGGTCCTGGCGCGGTTGCGGGACATCACCGGGGAGTCCGCCCAACTGTTCCGCCGGCAGGGCGACTACCGCGTCTGCGTTGCCGCCGCGGAGCGGACCTCCGGGCTCCGGGACACCGTTCCGGTGGGTTCCCAGTTGACCATGTCGGCCGGTTCTGCGGCCCAGATCCTGCTGGCCTGGGAAGAGCCGGAACGGATGCAGCGCGGGCTGCGCGGGTCGCGCTACTCCGCCGTCGCCCTGGCCGCCGTCCGGCGGCGTGGTTGGGCGCATTCGGTCGGTGAGCGGGAGGCCGGTGTGGCCTCCGTTTCTGCTCCCGTCCGCTCCCCCTCGGGCAAGGTGATCGCCGCGGTCAGCGTCTCCGGACCGATCGAACGCCTGTCCCGCCAGCCCGGCCGGCTGCACGCACCGGCGGTGATTGCCGCGGCTGAGCGGCTCAGCGAGGTCCTCCGGCGCACGGGCACCGAGTAG